A stretch of Hemicordylus capensis ecotype Gifberg chromosome 9, rHemCap1.1.pri, whole genome shotgun sequence DNA encodes these proteins:
- the LOC128334182 gene encoding protein phosphatase 1 regulatory subunit 3E-like produces MEKAGSLHASVPTPPTRLYLPRNFSCSACLYSSLADHCKGGCSPEPEPVEALPAPQTPRCSSSPPPAPPVTCEAACGKQQPPPPAPLSPPPPPPRSPSPPAASPAPLSPSSRGREPTLPSVPPSPTLRRRAKSLPTPGERGLRPALQQSPSRRKTVRFADSLGLELTAVRHFCQADVPQVPSPPPPQPLAASPRGGGAAAAAAADLLKTRKPPALGELEPVLFGPPAPVLEPLFPPQPGSAAGFLERVRQQKVKLEWVRPEAAALRGAVRVLNVAYEKAVSVRYTLNRWASCNEVPASYLPLPPPVAGQGGLTDRFAFHLPVGAGTTLLEFAVRYRVADTEYWDNNDGNNYKLRGRQRPAASSGHEPGGGGAWIHFI; encoded by the coding sequence ATGGAGAAGGCAGGCTCGCTGCACGCCTCGGTGCCCACGCCGCCGACGCGCCTCTACCTGCCGCGCAACTTCAGCTGCAGCGCCTGCCTCTACAGCAGCCTGGCCGACCACTGCAAGGGCGGCTGCAGTCCGGAGCCCGAGCCGGTGGAAGCGCTGCCGGCCCCGCAGACGCCCCGCTGCTCCTCCTCGCCGCCTCCTGCGCCGCCCGTGACCTGCGAGGCGGCATGTGgaaagcagcagccgccgccgccggccccgctgtcgccccctcctcctcctccgcgctCGCCCTCGCCGCCTGCCGCCTCGCCGGCGCCTCTCTCGCCCTCTTCCCGCGGGAGGGAGCCCACCCTGCCGTCGGTGCCTCCCAGCCCGACGCTGCGCCGGCGGGCCAAGTCGCTGCCGACGCCCGGCGAGCGGGGCTTAAGGCCGGCCCTGCAGCAGAGCCCCTCGCGCCGCAAGACGGTGCGCTTCGCCGACTCGCTGGGCCTGGAGCTCACCGCCGTGCGCCACTTCTGCCAGGCCGACGTGCCGCAGGTGCCgtcgccgccgcccccccagccgCTGGCCGCCTCGCCCCGAGGAggaggcgccgccgccgccgccgccgccgacctgCTCAAGACGCGCAAGCCGCCCGCGCTGGGCGAGCTGGAGCCGGTGCTCTTCGGGCCGCCGGCGCCCGTGCTGGAGCCGCTCTTCCCGCCGCAGCCGGGCTCCGCCGCGGGCTTCCTGGAGCGCGTCCGGCAGCAGAAGGTGAAGCTGGAGTGGGTCCGCCCGGAGGCGGCCGCTCTGCGCGGCGCCGTGCGCGTCCTCAACGTGGCCTACGAGAAAGCCGTCTCGGTGCGCTACACGCTCAACCGCTGGGCCAGCTGCAACGAGGTGCCGGCCTCCTACCTGCCGCTGCCTCCGCCCGTCGCCGGCCAGGGCGGCCTCACCGACCGCTTCGCCTTCCACTTGCCCGTGGGCGCGGGCACCACGCTGCTGGAGTTCGCCGTGCGCTACCGCGTGGCCGACACCGAGTACTGGGACAACAACGACGGCAACAACTACAAGCTGCGCGGCAGGCAGAGGCCCGCCGCTTCCTCCGGCCACGAgccgggcggcggcggcgcctgGATCCACTTCATCTGA